The stretch of DNA CGGCACGCTGGTGTCGCGCTGGCTGACCGGCGCGCCGGACCTGCCGGCGACGCCGCTCGGTTATCTGCAGCAGGTCGCGCGCGATGGCGGCCTGTACAACGGCTTCAATCTGCTGGTAGGCGACTGGAAGCGGCGCGAACTCGCGTGGTACTGCAACCGCGCGGACCTCGCGCCCGCGCTGCTGCCCGCAGGCACGCACGGCATTTCAAACGCGGTACTCGACACGCCGTGGCCGAAGCTCGTGCACAAGCGCGAGGAACTGGCGCAACTGACCGCGAACGGGTCGGACGTGGCGCTCGAACGGCTGGTGGCGATGATGCGCGACCCGCAGCAGGCGCGCGACGCCGAACTGCCGGCGACCGGCATTTCGCTGGAACGCGAACGGGCGCTGTCGGCCGCGTTCATCGAGACGCCGGATTACGGCACGCGCGGCACGACCGCGATGCGGGTGGTCGTCGAGCGCAGCGGAACGTTCGACGTCGATGCGATCGAGCGCAGCGACGACAACGGCTCGCACCGGATCGTGCGGCCCGGGGACTTCGAGCGGCACGAACGGTTCGACGTGATTTGACGGCGCGGCGGCGATCCGCCCCTGCCCGCCTGTTGCCCGACCGGGGAATGCTGCGCACGACACGGGCCGCCGCGCAGGCGCTGCCACGACCCACTTGCGGATCACGGCGGGCACAAGACTCCGCGATGCGCGAGCCAGCCATCGCGGCCCCCATCCCGAAACAATGGCGCAAGCGTCCGGCCGCATCCCGGCCAGACAGCTTCGCGAATACGGCTACCTGAACGCGCCGCCCCGCGTCACCCGGTCCCGAACGCTTCCCGCAACGCCGCCGCCGCATCCGCGTGCGCGGCCACCGCTTCGCGCACGAACGCGCCGAGCTTGAAAAACTCGTGGACCATTCCCGGATACTCGACCAGCGTCACGCGGTTGCCGGCCGCGCGCAGCTTGTCCGCATACGCGATGCCTTCATCGACGAGCGGATCGTATTCGGCCACCGCGATCCACGCGGGCGCGACGCCCGCGAAGTCCGGCGCGCCGCGCGTGCCGTCGAGCGGCGCGAAACGCCAGTCGTCGCGGTCGGCATCGGTACGCAGATACTGCGAGAAGAACCACTGGATCGTCTTCGCGGACAACAGATAACCTTCCGCGAGCCGCCGGTGCGATGCGGTTTGCTGATGCCCGCCCGCGCCCGGATAGATCAATAGCTGCAACACCGGCGCGATGCCCGCGTCGCGCGCGAGCACCGCGCAGACGGTCGCAAGCGTGCCGCCCGCGCTATCGCCGCCGACCGCGATCCGCGCCGCGTCGATCGCATGTTCGGCCGCGTGGTCGTGCAGCCAGCGCCACGCGTCGAATGCGTCCTCGACCGCCGTCGGAAAACGATGCGCGGGCGCGAGCCGGTAATCGACCGACAGCACCGCGCAATGCGCGTCGCGCGCGTACATCCGGCACAGCGCGTCGTGCGTCTCGACGCTGCCGACCGTGAAGCCGCCGCCGTGGAAATAGACGAGCGCCGGCAGCGGATCGGCCCAGTGCGGCTCGACCGGCAGGTAGAGCCGCGCGCGGATCGACGCGCCGTCGCGCGTCGGCACGTCGAGGTCTTCGACCGCGTGCATCGGCGCGGCCGGAATCTCCAGCACCGACGCACTTGCATCGTATGCGGCCCGCGCTTCATCAGGCGTCAGCGTGTGATACGGCGGGCGGCCGGCGCGCGCGATCATCGCGAGCACCAGTTCGACGTTCGGGTTCAGCGGCATCGGTCGTTATGGCGGCGGTTCGAATGCGCGGATCACGACGCGCGCTTGATCCCGGGTTTCAGCGACATCGGATCGGTCGGCGCGCGTTGCGCCTCGATGTCGTCGTGGCGCAGCTTCACGGTCGCGAGAATGGCCGGATGCGTGAGGATATAGAAACGCCGCTCGCGCACCGCGTCGAACGTCAGCGCCGCGACGTCGTCCGCCGACAGTCTGCCGGAGCGCACCGCGCGTTGCAGTTGCAGGTCGGCCGCCTGCTGCGAGCGGGTCGGCGGCGCGTCGTTGC from Paraburkholderia caballeronis encodes:
- a CDS encoding NRDE family protein, which translates into the protein MCLIVFDWRPAATRGALFTLAANRDEFFRRTAEPLHWWDDAPNVLAGRDLVGGGTWLGTTRDGRFAALTNYRAPHDMRPDAPTRGTLVSRWLTGAPDLPATPLGYLQQVARDGGLYNGFNLLVGDWKRRELAWYCNRADLAPALLPAGTHGISNAVLDTPWPKLVHKREELAQLTANGSDVALERLVAMMRDPQQARDAELPATGISLERERALSAAFIETPDYGTRGTTAMRVVVERSGTFDVDAIERSDDNGSHRIVRPGDFERHERFDVI
- a CDS encoding alpha/beta hydrolase; its protein translation is MPLNPNVELVLAMIARAGRPPYHTLTPDEARAAYDASASVLEIPAAPMHAVEDLDVPTRDGASIRARLYLPVEPHWADPLPALVYFHGGGFTVGSVETHDALCRMYARDAHCAVLSVDYRLAPAHRFPTAVEDAFDAWRWLHDHAAEHAIDAARIAVGGDSAGGTLATVCAVLARDAGIAPVLQLLIYPGAGGHQQTASHRRLAEGYLLSAKTIQWFFSQYLRTDADRDDWRFAPLDGTRGAPDFAGVAPAWIAVAEYDPLVDEGIAYADKLRAAGNRVTLVEYPGMVHEFFKLGAFVREAVAAHADAAAALREAFGTG